From the genome of Geobacter sp. SVR, one region includes:
- a CDS encoding 3-deoxy-D-manno-octulosonic acid transferase has translation MFYLIYNILSLFLLFPVCAYHLYRSVSRGRRPAFGERFGLIPAQALLKANGRPVIWLHAVSVGEAIASRPLLKALRARYPGHALVVSTTTETGRTIAEGFPERDLCIYFPFDFLPAVRRTLDIIRPELVIIMETEIWPNFTREACRRGIPVLLANGRISDRSFGRYLRLSWFFRHPLRLFSALCMQTATDRDRIVAIGAPAERTLVAGNLKYDIPFRRIPAKERAELRERYAIPRDLTALCAGSTHPGEEEYVLEAYRALLAEGLPLFLILVPRHPERADAVAALLERNNLPYRRRTALRDSAGYRFHPGEVLLVDTIGELMGLYALSDLVFVGGSLVPTGGHNLLEPASVGVVSIFGPHMTNFREIAALTLDCDAGVQIESPAGLAAACRSLITDRNRQQAMGENGLRMMQENGGATERHLQVIAGYL, from the coding sequence ATGTTCTACCTGATCTACAACATACTCTCCCTCTTCCTGCTGTTCCCGGTCTGCGCCTACCACCTGTACCGCTCCGTCAGCCGCGGCCGCCGCCCCGCCTTTGGCGAACGTTTCGGGCTCATTCCCGCACAGGCACTTTTGAAAGCCAACGGCCGGCCGGTAATCTGGCTGCATGCCGTATCGGTAGGCGAAGCCATTGCCAGTCGGCCGCTGCTCAAGGCGCTCCGTGCACGCTACCCAGGCCATGCCCTGGTTGTCTCCACCACCACCGAAACCGGACGCACCATTGCCGAGGGATTCCCGGAAAGGGATCTCTGCATCTACTTCCCCTTCGATTTTCTGCCGGCTGTGCGGCGCACGCTGGACATCATCAGGCCGGAACTGGTGATCATCATGGAGACCGAGATCTGGCCCAACTTCACCCGCGAGGCCTGCCGGCGCGGTATTCCGGTGCTGCTGGCCAACGGTCGCATATCGGACCGTTCCTTCGGCCGCTACCTGCGCCTGAGCTGGTTTTTCCGCCACCCGCTGCGGCTGTTTTCGGCGCTCTGCATGCAAACCGCAACCGACCGCGACCGGATCGTCGCCATCGGAGCACCGGCAGAGCGTACCCTGGTTGCCGGCAACCTCAAGTACGACATTCCCTTCCGCCGGATACCGGCCAAAGAGCGGGCCGAACTCAGGGAACGCTACGCCATCCCGCGCGATCTGACCGCACTCTGCGCCGGCAGCACCCATCCCGGCGAAGAAGAGTACGTACTGGAGGCCTACCGTGCGCTGCTGGCAGAGGGCTTACCCCTGTTCCTGATACTCGTACCGCGCCATCCGGAACGGGCCGATGCGGTCGCGGCTCTTCTGGAGCGGAATAACCTGCCTTACCGCCGCCGCACGGCACTGCGGGACTCCGCCGGTTATCGGTTCCATCCGGGAGAGGTGCTGCTGGTGGATACGATCGGCGAGCTGATGGGATTGTATGCGCTGTCCGACCTGGTCTTTGTCGGCGGCAGCCTGGTGCCGACCGGCGGCCACAATCTGCTGGAGCCGGCCTCCGTGGGGGTGGTCTCGATCTTTGGTCCCCACATGACCAACTTCCGGGAAATCGCCGCGCTCACCCTGGACTGCGATGCCGGAGTCCAGATCGAATCCCCCGCCGGGCTGGCTGCTGCCTGCCGCAGCCTGATCACAGACCGCAACCGGCAACAGGCCATGGGAGAGAATGGATTGCGGATGATGCAGGAAAACGGAGGTGCCACCGAAAGGCACCTGCAGGTCATTGCCGGTTATCTATGA
- a CDS encoding NAD-dependent epimerase, translating into MAKILVTGAAGFIGYHLSKRLLARGDEVVGLDNLNDYYDVRLKQARLAQLEGTPGFRFVKCSLEDRETLEKLFQAERFEKVVNLAAQAGVRHSLENPHVYISSNIVGFMNILEGCRHNSVKHLVYASSSSVYGANTTMPFSVHHNVDHPVSLYAATKKSNELMAHTYSSLYGLPTTGLRFFTVYGPWGRPDMALFLFTKAILEGRPIDVFNEGKMRRDFTYIDDIVEGVVRVTDKTATANPAWRGDAPDPGSSYAPYRIYNIGNNTPVELMHFIETLERCLGKAAVKNLLPMQTGDVPATHADVDDLMRDVSFAPATPLEEGIGRFVEWYRWYYAC; encoded by the coding sequence ATGGCTAAGATACTCGTAACAGGCGCGGCCGGCTTCATCGGCTATCACCTCTCCAAGCGCCTTTTGGCGCGGGGTGATGAGGTCGTTGGACTCGACAACCTGAACGACTACTACGACGTGCGCCTGAAACAGGCTCGTCTGGCGCAGTTGGAAGGGACACCGGGCTTTCGGTTCGTGAAGTGCTCCCTTGAGGATCGCGAGACCCTTGAAAAGCTCTTCCAGGCTGAGCGGTTCGAGAAAGTAGTCAACCTGGCCGCCCAGGCCGGGGTACGCCACTCACTGGAAAATCCCCACGTCTACATCAGCAGCAATATCGTCGGATTCATGAACATCCTGGAGGGATGCCGCCACAACAGTGTCAAGCATCTGGTGTATGCCTCGTCCAGCTCGGTCTACGGGGCCAACACCACCATGCCGTTCTCGGTTCACCACAATGTCGACCACCCGGTATCGCTCTACGCGGCAACGAAAAAGTCCAACGAGCTGATGGCCCATACCTACTCCAGCCTGTATGGCCTGCCCACCACGGGTCTGCGTTTCTTCACCGTATATGGCCCCTGGGGCAGGCCCGACATGGCCCTGTTCCTGTTCACCAAGGCAATACTCGAAGGAAGACCCATCGACGTCTTCAACGAGGGCAAAATGCGTCGGGACTTCACCTACATCGACGACATCGTGGAAGGAGTGGTCAGAGTCACGGACAAGACGGCGACGGCCAATCCGGCATGGCGTGGTGATGCCCCCGATCCCGGCAGCAGCTATGCCCCCTATCGCATCTACAACATCGGCAACAACACCCCCGTGGAACTGATGCACTTCATCGAAACACTGGAACGCTGCCTGGGCAAAGCCGCGGTGAAAAACCTCCTACCCATGCAAACGGGCGATGTTCCGGCCACCCATGCTGATGTGGACGATCTGATGCGCGATGTAAGTTTTGCCCCGGCCACCCCGCTCGAGGAAGGGATCGGGCGGTTTGTGGAATGGTACCGGTGGTACTACGCATGTTGA
- a CDS encoding glycosyltransferase gives MNNDAGKPGYRGTWLILSHGFNMDGRAASQTITDKIPLLIAQGVTPVVVSAQTGTKDSVVEHHQVPAIAPSGLKFDMRHILRKHIRNRTAFKIVKGLVSLVLLPFYLLERAIIHLESQWSWFVMAYFTGARLIKQHKPAIIYSTGGANSAHFAGYLLARHFGIPWIAELHDPMIHDQWRGSRMAYRWAAYLERMICRHASAAWWFTEMALARARERNPVLGERGHMIIPGVGTPDFQSAAYRKRDKLHFAHCGSLAESRNLAIFFEALHGLLEQHPQYRDMVQIDVYSSKLDGVSRAALERFPLPGTVKEHGRLETDPATGKSGRQQVLEAMRQTDVLLLLHGSDPFCEEYIPSKLFEYLWTKRPVLGLIWRNPQLERIMAERGHHAVNALDVQGLQAALLEIFRQWESDELKDTEFSNPFTVEDAVAQIVALAGRVQKGAA, from the coding sequence ATGAACAATGATGCCGGTAAACCGGGCTACCGCGGAACATGGTTGATCCTGTCCCACGGCTTCAATATGGACGGCCGGGCTGCCAGCCAGACCATCACCGATAAGATTCCGCTCCTGATTGCCCAGGGGGTCACCCCCGTCGTGGTAAGCGCCCAGACCGGGACAAAGGATAGTGTCGTCGAGCACCACCAAGTGCCGGCCATCGCCCCGTCTGGCCTCAAGTTCGACATGCGGCACATACTCAGGAAGCACATCCGCAACCGGACCGCATTCAAGATTGTCAAAGGACTGGTGTCGCTGGTACTGCTGCCGTTTTACCTGCTGGAGCGGGCAATCATTCACCTGGAAAGCCAGTGGTCCTGGTTCGTCATGGCCTACTTCACAGGGGCTCGTCTCATCAAACAGCACAAGCCCGCCATCATCTATTCCACTGGAGGGGCAAACTCCGCCCATTTCGCGGGCTATCTGCTTGCGAGGCACTTTGGCATTCCATGGATCGCCGAGCTGCATGACCCGATGATCCATGATCAGTGGAGGGGAAGCCGGATGGCCTATCGATGGGCCGCATATCTGGAGCGCATGATCTGCCGTCATGCCTCCGCGGCCTGGTGGTTCACCGAGATGGCGCTGGCCAGGGCCAGAGAGCGCAATCCGGTATTGGGGGAACGGGGACACATGATCATCCCCGGAGTGGGCACCCCCGACTTCCAGAGTGCTGCCTATCGGAAGCGGGATAAACTGCACTTCGCACACTGCGGTTCCCTGGCAGAGAGCCGCAACCTGGCCATCTTCTTCGAAGCGCTGCACGGCCTCCTTGAGCAGCACCCGCAGTATCGGGACATGGTGCAGATTGATGTGTACAGTTCAAAGCTGGACGGGGTCTCCCGGGCAGCCCTGGAACGCTTTCCTCTCCCCGGCACAGTGAAGGAGCACGGTCGGCTGGAGACCGATCCCGCAACCGGTAAGAGCGGACGCCAACAGGTTCTGGAGGCGATGCGGCAGACCGATGTGCTGCTGCTCCTGCACGGCAGCGATCCGTTCTGCGAGGAATACATCCCCTCGAAGCTGTTCGAGTACCTCTGGACAAAACGACCGGTGCTAGGACTGATCTGGCGCAACCCTCAACTGGAGCGGATCATGGCGGAGCGGGGGCATCATGCGGTCAATGCGCTGGATGTCCAGGGACTGCAGGCTGCACTTCTGGAGATTTTCAGGCAATGGGAAAGCGATGAACTGAAGGATACGGAGTTCTCCAATCCGTTCACGGTTGAGGATGCGGTCGCGCAGATCGTGGCATTGGCGGGGCGTGTTCAAAAGGGAGCGGCCTGA
- a CDS encoding Trm112 family protein → MLSHDLFDILACPACKGDLARDDSKQVLYCQSCNLNFPVRDGIPVMLLEEAFPNGTAPETVTSLSSEDGRKVTPL, encoded by the coding sequence ATGCTCTCACACGACCTGTTCGACATACTTGCCTGTCCTGCCTGCAAAGGTGACCTTGCCCGCGATGACAGCAAGCAAGTTCTGTACTGCCAGAGCTGCAACCTGAATTTTCCGGTCAGAGACGGCATCCCGGTCATGCTGCTGGAGGAGGCCTTTCCCAATGGAACCGCTCCGGAAACTGTGACGTCACTCTCTTCCGAAGATGGCAGGAAGGTTACGCCCCTGTGA
- the waaF gene encoding lipopolysaccharide heptosyltransferase II: protein MSPSSRNPVRRLLVRAVNWIGDAVMTTPAIGLIREHFHDAEITLLANPLVAQLFSPHPGIDRVMTFDRTGAHRGFAGRLRLAAELRRQSFDAAIILPNSFDSALIPWLAGIPVRFGKSSDGRGLLLSKRYSPNERKWTGHEVDYYRELVRHFGITGSVRSPYLMVTPEEQHEANLLLARHGIRPEEPVLGINPGATYGSAKRWYPERFAEVARQLATHWSARVVIFGGPGERDIANDIAARLEGTGLNLAGQTNVRELMALIKRCNFFVTNDSGPMHIAAAFGVPLVAIFGPTDHTGTAPFTDKAVVVRRDVPCAPCKLRECPTDHRCMTAVTAGDVVQAALRLMNEAPGKEMLK from the coding sequence GTGAGCCCCAGCAGCCGCAACCCCGTTCGCCGGCTGTTGGTACGGGCAGTCAACTGGATCGGCGACGCAGTCATGACCACCCCGGCCATCGGCCTGATCCGGGAACACTTTCATGATGCCGAGATCACGCTGCTGGCCAACCCGTTGGTGGCACAACTCTTTTCGCCCCACCCCGGGATCGATCGTGTCATGACCTTCGACCGCACTGGCGCCCACCGCGGCTTTGCCGGAAGGCTGAGACTGGCGGCGGAACTACGCAGGCAGTCCTTCGATGCAGCCATCATCCTGCCGAATTCCTTCGACTCCGCCCTGATACCCTGGCTGGCTGGCATACCGGTCCGGTTTGGTAAAAGCAGCGATGGGCGAGGACTGCTGCTTTCGAAGCGTTATTCCCCGAACGAGCGAAAATGGACGGGGCATGAAGTGGACTACTATCGGGAGCTGGTGCGCCACTTCGGTATCACCGGCTCCGTCCGCAGCCCCTATCTGATGGTCACGCCAGAGGAGCAGCACGAGGCAAACCTGCTGCTGGCTCGCCACGGCATCCGCCCCGAAGAGCCCGTACTGGGCATCAACCCCGGCGCGACCTATGGCTCAGCCAAACGCTGGTACCCGGAACGCTTTGCGGAAGTCGCCCGGCAACTGGCTACCCACTGGTCGGCGCGGGTGGTGATCTTCGGCGGACCGGGTGAGAGGGACATCGCCAACGACATCGCGGCACGCCTGGAAGGCACGGGGTTGAACCTGGCCGGGCAAACCAACGTACGGGAACTGATGGCGCTGATCAAACGCTGCAATTTCTTCGTCACCAACGACTCCGGTCCGATGCACATCGCTGCCGCTTTTGGCGTCCCGCTGGTGGCCATCTTCGGTCCTACCGATCATACCGGGACCGCCCCCTTCACGGACAAGGCCGTGGTTGTCCGCAGAGATGTGCCCTGCGCCCCCTGCAAGCTCAGGGAGTGCCCGACCGATCACAGATGCATGACAGCGGTAACGGCCGGGGATGTGGTGCAGGCGGCACTCCGGCTGATGAACGAAGCTCCTGGCAAAGAGATGCTGAAATGA
- the lpxK gene encoding tetraacyldisaccharide 4'-kinase: MRSSFAAYWRALANGTRKGPLDRLLLALLVPLSLPYALVQHLRALLYRSGIIRAKKLPRPVISIGNLTVGGTGKTPVTAHIARLLLAQGFKVAVLSRGYGGTCEGRPAIVSDGRTITMTAGECGDEPRLLASTVPGLMVVIGSDRHSAGQLAMEHLAPDLFLLDDGFQHMRLERDLNILLLDCNLPFGNGWTLPAGLLREPASAAARADLVIFTRCLPGQTTVPFAPVVTVCRARHELGGAVPLMGGETMPLTALAGRKVLAFAGIAEPQAFFDGLRQLGLDLVSTLPLPDHVDYNDARTAEIEESMRRSGAEIALTTGKDGVKLERLPRELARRILIAPLDLIIDDPTPLLAMLSNLLQK; this comes from the coding sequence ATGAGATCCTCATTCGCCGCATACTGGCGCGCCCTGGCCAACGGGACGAGAAAGGGACCGCTCGACCGGTTGCTGCTGGCACTGCTGGTACCCCTCTCCCTGCCCTACGCCCTGGTTCAGCACCTGCGCGCCCTGTTGTACCGCAGCGGCATCATCAGGGCGAAAAAATTGCCGCGCCCGGTGATCTCGATCGGCAACCTCACGGTCGGCGGCACCGGCAAGACGCCGGTCACAGCCCATATTGCCCGCCTGCTCTTGGCGCAGGGGTTCAAGGTGGCGGTACTCTCGCGCGGCTACGGCGGCACCTGCGAAGGGCGCCCCGCTATCGTTTCCGACGGCCGTACCATTACCATGACGGCAGGTGAGTGCGGCGACGAGCCCCGCCTGTTGGCCAGCACGGTACCGGGGCTGATGGTGGTGATCGGCAGCGATCGCCACAGTGCCGGACAGTTGGCCATGGAACATCTTGCCCCGGACCTGTTCCTGCTGGACGACGGTTTCCAGCACATGCGCCTCGAACGCGACCTGAACATTCTGCTGCTCGACTGCAACCTCCCTTTCGGCAATGGCTGGACTCTGCCGGCCGGGTTGCTGCGGGAGCCTGCCAGCGCTGCCGCCCGCGCCGACCTTGTAATCTTCACCCGCTGCCTGCCCGGGCAAACGACTGTGCCGTTTGCCCCTGTAGTTACTGTCTGCCGCGCCCGCCATGAACTGGGCGGAGCGGTCCCGCTGATGGGAGGGGAAACAATGCCGCTGACAGCGCTGGCCGGCAGGAAGGTGCTGGCTTTTGCAGGAATAGCCGAACCGCAGGCCTTTTTCGATGGACTGCGGCAGCTCGGCCTCGATCTGGTATCCACCCTGCCCTTGCCGGACCACGTCGACTACAACGATGCCCGGACAGCCGAAATAGAAGAGTCCATGCGCCGGTCCGGAGCTGAAATCGCCCTCACGACCGGCAAGGATGGTGTCAAACTGGAGCGCCTGCCCCGGGAACTGGCCCGCAGAATCCTGATTGCCCCCCTCGACCTGATCATCGACGACCCTACCCCGCTGTTGGCAATGCTGAGCAATTTGCTTCAAAAATAA
- a CDS encoding glycosyltransferase, with amino-acid sequence MQEMLHIIEPTLEGEAGHCYSFVTSLCQAAGTYPLTVWYGNRAVISLPPGVCTRRFFFRTFRRLQAFWLYHTLLRQPGRLFISTAGRTDLILLNLACRGEIPPHKVFLYIHWFRPSPGKRRQLEKLAERQPGITVLTPTASVFEEFRAAGFAHTRLVPYPITPLAPGEVPAEHQAFRRLLFAGAARRDKGFSAVVDFVALLAQTRQHIPVSLQTSSAHYAKFDDTTMQDLARLEAIAYPNLERYAETLHQAEYRRLFSGAICLQLYSRQDFADRISGVTLDALSAGSPVVTLSGTWMGRVVAEFDAGAVIESSAPEVVLTAVQRVMERYEYYRDNAIVAGRELQKRNSAEYLFRELTV; translated from the coding sequence ATGCAGGAGATGCTCCACATCATTGAACCGACTCTGGAGGGAGAAGCGGGGCATTGCTATAGTTTCGTGACCAGCCTGTGTCAAGCGGCAGGCACCTATCCCCTCACCGTATGGTACGGAAACAGAGCCGTTATCTCACTCCCCCCGGGTGTTTGTACCAGACGCTTCTTTTTTCGCACATTCAGAAGACTGCAGGCATTCTGGCTGTACCATACCCTGCTGCGGCAACCGGGGCGTCTCTTTATCTCGACAGCCGGCAGAACAGACCTGATACTGCTTAATCTGGCATGCCGGGGAGAAATACCGCCTCACAAGGTTTTTTTGTATATTCACTGGTTCAGACCTTCACCGGGCAAGCGCCGCCAGCTCGAAAAACTGGCTGAGCGCCAACCCGGGATCACTGTCCTCACCCCCACAGCCTCGGTGTTTGAGGAGTTCCGAGCTGCCGGTTTCGCCCATACGCGCCTTGTCCCCTATCCGATCACGCCGCTCGCTCCAGGAGAGGTTCCGGCGGAGCATCAGGCATTCAGGCGCCTCTTGTTTGCAGGCGCTGCCAGGCGCGACAAGGGATTCAGCGCGGTGGTCGATTTCGTGGCATTGCTGGCACAAACAAGGCAACATATTCCTGTTAGCCTGCAAACATCCTCCGCTCACTACGCCAAATTTGATGATACGACCATGCAGGACCTCGCGCGGCTGGAGGCCATCGCCTACCCCAACCTTGAACGGTATGCCGAAACCCTGCATCAGGCCGAGTACCGACGGCTCTTCAGCGGGGCGATCTGCCTGCAGCTCTATTCGCGCCAGGATTTTGCCGACCGCATCAGCGGCGTAACGCTGGATGCACTCAGTGCAGGCAGCCCCGTGGTCACCCTGTCCGGGACATGGATGGGCCGTGTTGTTGCCGAATTCGACGCCGGTGCAGTGATTGAATCATCGGCACCTGAAGTGGTGCTGACCGCTGTACAGCGCGTCATGGAGCGTTATGAGTACTATCGCGACAATGCCATTGTCGCCGGCCGCGAATTACAGAAAAGAAACAGCGCCGAGTATCTGTTCCGGGAATTGACGGTCTGA
- a CDS encoding glycosyltransferase family 9 protein, with protein sequence MIPAPRSILIVNIRLIGDVILTTPLIGLLKGAFPEAAIDLLVARGTGEFLERDPRVRRVLYAHTGSKTERQRNTYQREIFGQYDLAITMNASDRGTIAVLLAGRKSRVGFYDQGRFWKGVWKRLLLTHPLPLPEDVPVARHCRAVAQALEIPHERLTVKVYWDESDEAMVRGILDERGVADHFFVLHPFARWIYKFWSFERFAAVSDQIVERYGLHPVWTSSPSRDEKAQLATAAGLCRHRPTIIAGELDLNQMTCLLGKAKLYVGLDTAVTHLAASTGVPLVALYGPTFTTRWFPWCNNAPDDQASPSTRGLLQRGQIVVVQKDLACVPCGKAGCNDDGLSPSPCLQEISVEEVLAAVDASLATGKEKGIPL encoded by the coding sequence ATGATCCCGGCACCCCGGTCGATTCTGATCGTCAACATCCGGCTGATCGGGGATGTCATCCTGACCACCCCGCTGATCGGGCTGCTCAAGGGGGCATTCCCCGAAGCTGCCATTGACCTCCTGGTGGCCCGCGGTACCGGCGAATTCCTGGAGCGGGACCCACGGGTACGCAGGGTGCTGTATGCCCATACCGGATCGAAGACTGAACGACAACGGAACACATATCAGAGGGAGATATTCGGTCAGTACGACTTGGCCATCACCATGAACGCCTCGGACCGCGGCACCATTGCGGTGCTCCTGGCAGGCAGGAAAAGCCGCGTGGGCTTCTATGACCAGGGACGCTTCTGGAAAGGGGTGTGGAAGAGACTCCTGCTGACCCATCCGCTCCCGCTCCCGGAGGACGTTCCGGTGGCGCGGCATTGTCGGGCCGTTGCCCAGGCGCTGGAGATCCCCCACGAGCGGCTCACGGTCAAAGTGTACTGGGACGAATCCGATGAGGCCATGGTACGCGGCATCCTGGACGAACGCGGGGTAGCGGACCATTTCTTCGTACTGCACCCCTTTGCCCGGTGGATCTACAAGTTCTGGAGCTTCGAACGGTTTGCCGCTGTGAGCGATCAGATCGTCGAACGCTACGGCCTGCACCCGGTGTGGACCTCGTCCCCATCTCGGGATGAGAAGGCCCAGCTCGCAACGGCCGCTGGGCTGTGCCGGCACAGGCCCACCATCATCGCCGGAGAGCTGGACCTCAACCAGATGACCTGCCTGCTGGGGAAGGCAAAACTTTATGTGGGGCTGGACACGGCGGTCACCCACCTGGCGGCAAGCACCGGGGTGCCGCTGGTTGCGCTCTACGGCCCGACCTTTACGACCCGCTGGTTCCCCTGGTGCAACAACGCCCCCGACGATCAGGCCAGCCCATCGACCAGGGGGCTGCTGCAACGGGGGCAGATCGTGGTGGTGCAGAAGGATCTGGCCTGTGTCCCCTGTGGCAAGGCCGGGTGCAACGACGATGGACTGTCCCCCAGTCCCTGTCTGCAGGAGATCTCGGTGGAAGAGGTGCTGGCGGCGGTGGATGCCAGCCTTGCCACAGGAAAAGAAAAGGGAATTCCGTTATGA
- a CDS encoding glycosyltransferase family 2 protein: MNNRRPISVVIIAKNEAERIEACLQSVAWADEIVVIDSGSTDATCDIARGFTAGVHFIPWRGFGPQKQAGVDLASHDWILNVDCDERVTPELAAEISMILSQETTCDAYTVPRRTFLGSKEIKHCGWYPDRTIRFFNRRNAQFSDSPVHERVVTEGTTADCRGHLLHYSFSGLGQLFVKLNHYSDLSARQMFDRGKRCTVFDLTVRPLFAFFKTYLLRRGFMDGVEGFEIAVTTAVLTFAKYMKLRELQGGSRP; this comes from the coding sequence ATGAATAACCGGCGGCCCATCTCGGTTGTCATTATCGCAAAAAATGAAGCAGAGCGCATAGAGGCATGCCTGCAGAGCGTGGCATGGGCAGATGAAATCGTGGTGATCGACTCGGGCAGCACCGATGCCACCTGCGATATCGCTCGCGGCTTTACCGCCGGGGTCCACTTCATACCCTGGCGCGGTTTCGGCCCCCAGAAACAGGCAGGGGTCGATCTGGCCAGCCACGACTGGATCCTGAACGTGGATTGCGACGAGCGGGTCACGCCGGAGCTTGCGGCGGAAATTTCCATGATCCTCTCGCAGGAAACCACGTGTGACGCTTACACGGTGCCTCGCCGAACCTTCCTGGGGAGCAAGGAGATCAAACATTGCGGCTGGTATCCGGACCGGACCATCAGGTTTTTCAACCGCAGAAATGCACAATTTTCCGACAGCCCGGTCCATGAGCGGGTGGTGACCGAGGGGACCACCGCCGACTGTCGTGGGCACCTGCTGCACTACTCCTTCAGCGGGCTCGGCCAGTTGTTCGTCAAGCTGAACCACTACAGCGACCTCTCGGCCCGCCAGATGTTCGACCGGGGCAAGCGCTGCACCGTATTCGACCTGACGGTACGGCCGCTGTTCGCGTTCTTCAAGACCTATCTGCTGCGCCGGGGCTTCATGGACGGCGTCGAAGGCTTCGAGATAGCCGTAACCACTGCGGTGCTGACCTTTGCCAAGTATATGAAACTGCGTGAGCTGCAAGGCGGGAGCAGACCATGA
- a CDS encoding nucleotide sugar dehydrogenase: MGHERTVSVIGLGYVGLPVAVAFGKVRQTIGFDISASRIAELRDGIDRTGEVSAEDLRDADILFSALIEDLRKADFHIVAVPTPIDDAHQPDLMPLLRASETVGQALKVGDIVVYESTVYPGVTEEVCAPVLERVSGLRCGVDFSVAYSPERINPGDKEHTFTKIKKVVAGQDTRTLDVVAQVYGSVVTAGVHRAADIKVAEAAKVIENTQRDLNIALMNELAIIFDHMGIDTNDVLEAAGTKWNFLRFTPGLVGGHCIGVDPYYLTHKAEKIGYIPQVILAGRRINDGMGHFIAQRTVKEMIHAGHNVRGSTVTVLGLTFKENCPDLRNSKVVDIIAELRDYGVTVQVHDPLANQEEALHEYGLSLTPFRHLMPADALILAVAHQQYRELGVEDLKNLLKSAPVLVDVKGIYDRRAVEDGGIRLWRL, translated from the coding sequence ATGGGACATGAACGCACGGTTTCAGTGATCGGCCTCGGCTATGTGGGACTGCCGGTAGCCGTCGCCTTCGGCAAGGTGCGGCAGACTATCGGATTCGATATCAGCGCCTCGCGTATCGCCGAGTTACGCGACGGCATCGATCGCACCGGCGAGGTTTCCGCCGAGGATCTGCGTGATGCCGATATCCTCTTCAGCGCCTTGATCGAGGACCTGCGGAAGGCGGATTTCCATATTGTAGCGGTCCCGACTCCCATCGACGATGCCCACCAGCCTGATCTAATGCCCTTGCTCCGGGCATCGGAAACGGTCGGCCAGGCTCTCAAGGTCGGCGACATAGTCGTCTATGAATCAACGGTGTACCCCGGTGTCACGGAAGAGGTGTGTGCGCCGGTCCTGGAACGGGTTTCCGGGCTGCGCTGCGGCGTAGATTTCTCGGTCGCTTACAGCCCGGAACGCATCAATCCCGGCGATAAGGAGCACACCTTTACCAAGATCAAAAAGGTCGTGGCGGGGCAGGATACCCGGACCCTGGATGTCGTAGCACAGGTCTACGGATCGGTGGTGACCGCTGGAGTTCATCGGGCAGCCGACATCAAAGTGGCCGAAGCGGCAAAGGTTATCGAAAATACCCAACGGGACCTCAATATCGCCCTGATGAATGAATTGGCCATCATCTTCGACCACATGGGAATCGACACCAACGACGTGCTTGAGGCGGCCGGCACCAAATGGAACTTTCTCCGTTTCACCCCCGGCCTGGTAGGAGGCCACTGCATCGGCGTGGACCCCTATTACCTCACCCACAAGGCTGAAAAGATCGGCTATATCCCGCAGGTAATCCTGGCCGGACGCAGAATCAACGACGGCATGGGACATTTCATTGCTCAAAGGACCGTCAAGGAGATGATCCATGCCGGTCACAACGTGCGGGGCTCGACAGTCACGGTTCTGGGCCTGACCTTCAAGGAAAATTGTCCCGACCTGCGCAACTCGAAAGTAGTTGATATCATCGCGGAACTTCGCGATTATGGCGTCACTGTTCAGGTGCACGACCCGTTGGCCAACCAGGAGGAAGCGCTGCATGAATATGGCCTCTCCCTGACCCCCTTCCGGCACCTGATGCCCGCCGATGCCCTGATCCTCGCGGTGGCCCATCAACAGTACCGCGAGCTAGGGGTGGAAGATCTCAAAAACCTGTTGAAATCGGCTCCGGTCCTGGTGGATGTAAAGGGGATCTATGACCGGCGGGCCGTCGAGGACGGCGGTATTCGCCTCTGGAGGCTTTGA